The Granulicella sibirica genome has a segment encoding these proteins:
- a CDS encoding response regulator → MSAAVLLIDDNAIQAATRQTILKRADYFVIAALNPVRALEQFQRNEFPEEIRLVITDHIMPGMSGAEFVRELRKSHPDLPVLVISGLEEAEDAYEGLNITFRLKPLVPDLLLATVHDLLKKN, encoded by the coding sequence ATGAGCGCAGCCGTACTGCTAATTGATGACAACGCCATTCAGGCCGCCACGCGGCAGACCATTCTGAAGCGGGCTGACTACTTTGTCATCGCTGCCCTGAACCCAGTCCGGGCGCTCGAGCAATTTCAGCGAAACGAATTCCCCGAGGAGATCCGCCTCGTGATCACTGACCACATCATGCCGGGCATGAGCGGTGCCGAGTTCGTCCGTGAACTTCGCAAGAGCCATCCCGACCTGCCTGTGTTGGTCATCAGCGGTCTCGAGGAAGCGGAAGATGCCTACGAAGGCCTCAACATCACCTTCCGCCTCAAGCCTCTTGTTCCCGATCTCCTCCTCGCCACCGTGCATGACCTCCTCAAAAAAAACTAG
- a CDS encoding heme lyase CcmF/NrfE family subunit — protein MPTHPMPEFGSFSLLLALTLSVYTLAAGALALRRPSLATGDQTSSRLGETARRAGISTFVVMTCAAFALAWAAFTNDFSVSYILAHTNRDLHPAYKFSALWSGQEGSLLLWAWLLSAYGFVLRIRHRVDVRLSAYASTILSGVQVFFLLLLNFAAPPFAIQPGPLAQDGHGLNPLLQYPEMVIHPPMLYLGYVGFSVPFAFALGALMMRYPGEKWIHITRRWTMVTWLFLTCGIFLGAHWAYSVLGWGGYWGWDPVENASLMPWLTGTAFLHSVMMQEKRGMMKNWNVWLIFSTFLLTILGTLLTRSGLVSSVHAFAQSSIGEWFYGFILIVLAVCLFTFFKNRDHLVSENRLESLVSRESSFLFNNLILLVACFTVLWGTLFPVLSEYVKGEKATVGAPFYNRVNIPIGLFLLFLTGLGPLLAWRSTSIRAIRRNFVLPGIAMAVTLVGLMIAGIRPWNDGDDMHATIFSLMAFTLSAGVVTAISSEFLRGMAVVRTQTGKNLFASAVTLTHRNTRRYGGYLVHFGIVVMFIGIAGGAFNQSKEQEMGFGDTMLIGPYRIVCQSFTQDSNPNYDTEFAILDAYKGKSHITRLNPEKRFYNASQTYATMVANHSTLENDLYVIYEGKNPDTDKPIIKVFINPLIAWIWIGVAIVVAGTFLALVPALKPGATRTRQVPESQTPEVLHA, from the coding sequence ATGCCAACGCATCCCATGCCGGAGTTCGGCAGCTTTTCTCTCCTTCTTGCTCTTACTCTGAGCGTCTACACCCTCGCCGCTGGCGCCCTGGCCCTGCGACGCCCGTCTCTCGCCACAGGCGACCAGACCTCAAGCCGCCTAGGCGAAACCGCGCGCCGCGCCGGGATCAGCACCTTCGTCGTGATGACCTGCGCCGCCTTCGCTCTCGCCTGGGCCGCCTTCACAAACGACTTCTCTGTCTCCTACATCCTCGCCCACACCAACCGAGACCTGCACCCGGCCTATAAGTTCTCCGCCCTCTGGTCCGGTCAGGAAGGCTCCTTGCTCCTCTGGGCCTGGCTCCTCAGCGCCTACGGCTTCGTCCTTCGCATCCGTCATCGCGTCGACGTCCGCCTCTCCGCCTATGCCTCAACCATCCTCTCCGGCGTCCAGGTCTTCTTCCTTCTCCTCCTGAACTTCGCCGCACCACCCTTCGCTATTCAGCCCGGCCCCTTGGCCCAGGACGGCCACGGCCTCAATCCCCTTCTCCAGTACCCCGAGATGGTCATCCATCCGCCGATGCTCTATCTCGGCTACGTCGGCTTCTCGGTTCCCTTCGCCTTCGCCCTCGGCGCATTGATGATGCGCTACCCCGGCGAAAAGTGGATCCACATCACCCGCCGCTGGACCATGGTCACCTGGCTCTTCCTCACCTGCGGTATCTTCCTCGGAGCCCACTGGGCCTACTCCGTCCTCGGCTGGGGAGGCTACTGGGGCTGGGACCCCGTCGAAAACGCCTCCCTCATGCCCTGGCTCACCGGAACCGCCTTCCTGCACTCCGTCATGATGCAGGAGAAGCGCGGCATGATGAAGAACTGGAACGTCTGGCTCATCTTCTCGACCTTCCTCCTCACCATCCTCGGAACCCTCCTCACCCGCTCCGGTCTAGTCAGTTCTGTCCACGCCTTCGCCCAGTCCTCCATCGGCGAGTGGTTCTACGGCTTCATCCTGATCGTCCTAGCCGTCTGCCTCTTCACCTTCTTCAAGAACCGCGACCATCTCGTCAGCGAGAACCGCCTCGAATCCCTCGTCTCCCGCGAGTCCAGCTTCCTCTTCAACAACCTCATCCTCCTCGTCGCCTGCTTCACCGTCCTCTGGGGAACCCTCTTCCCTGTTCTCTCCGAGTACGTTAAGGGTGAAAAAGCAACCGTCGGCGCGCCCTTCTATAACCGCGTCAACATCCCCATCGGTCTATTCCTTCTCTTCCTCACCGGTCTCGGCCCCCTGCTCGCTTGGCGTTCGACCTCTATCCGCGCAATCCGCCGCAACTTCGTCCTCCCCGGCATCGCCATGGCCGTCACCCTCGTCGGCCTCATGATCGCCGGCATCCGCCCCTGGAACGATGGCGACGACATGCACGCGACGATCTTCTCGCTCATGGCCTTCACCCTCAGCGCCGGTGTCGTCACCGCCATCTCGTCCGAGTTCCTCCGCGGCATGGCCGTGGTCCGCACCCAGACCGGCAAGAACCTCTTCGCCTCAGCCGTAACCCTTACCCATCGCAACACCCGTCGTTACGGCGGCTATCTCGTCCACTTCGGCATCGTGGTCATGTTCATCGGGATCGCCGGCGGAGCCTTCAACCAGTCGAAGGAGCAGGAGATGGGCTTTGGCGACACCATGCTCATCGGTCCTTACCGCATTGTCTGCCAGAGCTTCACCCAGGATTCGAACCCCAACTACGACACCGAGTTCGCCATCCTCGACGCCTACAAAGGCAAGTCCCACATCACCCGCCTCAACCCCGAGAAGCGTTTCTACAACGCCAGCCAGACCTACGCGACGATGGTGGCCAACCACTCCACCCTCGAAAATGACCTCTACGTCATCTACGAGGGCAAGAACCCCGACACCGACAAGCCCATCATCAAGGTCTTCATCAACCCCCTCATCGCCTGGATCTGGATCGGCGTCGCCATCGTAGTCGCCGGAACCTTCCTCGCCCTCGTCCCCGCCCTCAAGCCCGGTGCCACCCGCACCCGCCAAGTCCCTGAGTCCCAAACCCCCGAGGTCCTCCATGCTTAG
- a CDS encoding DsrE family protein, producing the protein MIKRIASALLFYTSLCAGAFAQAPAHGHHVVFVVTSPDQDDWRTAMVLADHFIAGVKPESAEVEVLAYGPGIDVLKKGASTASDLADLEKIGVHFVACENAMRMHHIAKADLMPGVTSVPSGVVELVRKQEMGWSYVKVGR; encoded by the coding sequence ATGATCAAGCGGATTGCTTCTGCCCTCCTTTTCTACACATCTCTTTGCGCTGGCGCTTTTGCACAGGCTCCTGCCCACGGTCATCACGTGGTCTTCGTGGTGACGTCTCCGGACCAGGATGACTGGCGCACGGCCATGGTGCTTGCGGATCACTTTATTGCGGGAGTGAAGCCGGAGTCGGCGGAGGTCGAGGTGCTGGCGTATGGTCCGGGAATCGATGTACTGAAGAAGGGAGCTTCGACGGCCTCGGACCTTGCGGATCTCGAGAAGATTGGGGTTCACTTTGTAGCTTGTGAGAACGCCATGCGGATGCACCATATCGCCAAGGCGGATCTGATGCCGGGGGTGACGAGCGTGCCTTCTGGGGTGGTTGAACTCGTTCGGAAGCAGGAGATGGGCTGGAGCTATGTGAAGGTTGGGCGGTAG
- a CDS encoding cytochrome c-type biogenesis protein has protein sequence MLSTSAGARLTALLANAKPFVSSDKPSERGTLVVIPEGNLRLPLRLSLPVLTKRRWTSVAVLLTLTIALLGAAATPEARFNKLGHEMICTCGCTQILLECNHVGCPVSPVMIDELHTQLNPGGPDNLILNWFAAKYGATVLAAPMRGGFDDVAWITPLAVFFFATVGVAFLIRVWKLRGGTPATPAGTQPLNDALRAQIRRETEY, from the coding sequence ATGCTTAGTACGTCCGCTGGAGCTCGCCTCACAGCCCTGCTCGCCAACGCCAAGCCGTTCGTCTCAAGCGACAAGCCGTCAGAACGCGGCACTTTGGTTGTCATTCCCGAAGGGAATCTGCGTCTTCCGTTGCGGTTGTCGTTGCCTGTTCTCACCAAACGTCGCTGGACCAGTGTCGCCGTTTTGCTGACCCTGACCATAGCCCTCCTCGGAGCAGCCGCCACCCCGGAAGCCCGCTTTAACAAACTCGGCCACGAGATGATCTGCACCTGCGGCTGCACCCAGATCCTACTCGAGTGCAATCACGTGGGCTGCCCCGTCTCCCCGGTGATGATCGACGAGCTCCACACCCAGCTCAACCCCGGCGGCCCTGACAACCTGATCCTCAACTGGTTCGCCGCAAAATACGGGGCCACCGTTCTCGCCGCCCCCATGCGCGGAGGCTTCGACGACGTAGCCTGGATCACCCCCCTCGCCGTCTTCTTCTTCGCCACGGTCGGCGTCGCCTTCCTCATCCGCGTCTGGAAGCTTCGCGGCGGAACTCCCGCTACCCCCGCCGGGACCCAGCCACTCAACGACGCCCTCCGCGCCCAGATTCGCCGGGAGACTGAATACTAA
- a CDS encoding carboxypeptidase regulatory-like domain-containing protein, translated as MRLLPSIALLCLTTSAFAASTLSGVVTNKTTNKPSPGDEVTLIRLQQGMQEAAHTKTDAKGQFKLDVADDGVHLVRVTHDKANYFRPVQPGADSVEVEVYNAAAKVEGVTGEADVLRIQSDPGGSGLRIVENFFVKNDSTPPRTQFSDRPFEFYLPAGAVVQGSAALGPGGMPVQAAPVPLGDTPNHYAFVFPVRPGETRFQITYSLPYSGSFQFSPRPTLPTDTVAIMMPKSMSFKGGTPNPYTAVTEETEAQTYVARNVQPSQPLEFTISGTGQLPRDTAAATPGANGGAAEPGSAAANAAQSGNTTATDTRPGGGLGVPVDPEGTNDPWAKYKWWILGGLALLLAGGAGVMLKGSSNTPAAPTTPQQPAYVPPAAAPTTGGSLLAALKEELFALETDHVQGRLTDTQYGEQKAALEVVLKRALTRTEAA; from the coding sequence GTGCGCCTCTTACCCTCAATAGCCCTCCTCTGCCTCACCACCTCTGCGTTTGCCGCCTCCACCCTCTCCGGCGTCGTCACCAACAAGACGACCAACAAGCCCTCGCCCGGCGACGAAGTCACCCTCATCCGTCTCCAGCAGGGCATGCAGGAAGCCGCTCACACCAAGACCGATGCCAAGGGCCAGTTCAAGCTCGACGTAGCCGACGACGGCGTCCATCTCGTCCGCGTCACCCACGATAAGGCCAATTACTTCCGCCCCGTCCAGCCCGGGGCCGACTCTGTCGAGGTCGAGGTCTACAACGCCGCCGCCAAGGTTGAAGGCGTAACCGGCGAGGCCGACGTCCTACGCATCCAGTCCGACCCCGGCGGCTCCGGCCTCCGCATCGTAGAAAACTTCTTCGTCAAGAACGACTCCACCCCCCCGCGCACCCAGTTCAGCGACCGCCCCTTCGAGTTCTACCTCCCCGCCGGAGCCGTCGTGCAGGGCTCAGCCGCCCTCGGCCCCGGAGGCATGCCCGTCCAGGCCGCCCCCGTCCCCCTCGGCGACACCCCCAACCACTACGCCTTCGTCTTCCCCGTCCGCCCCGGCGAGACCCGCTTTCAGATCACCTACAGCCTCCCCTACTCCGGCTCCTTCCAGTTCTCGCCGAGGCCCACCCTCCCCACCGACACCGTCGCCATCATGATGCCCAAGAGCATGTCCTTCAAGGGCGGCACCCCCAATCCCTACACCGCCGTCACCGAGGAGACCGAGGCCCAGACCTACGTCGCCCGCAACGTCCAGCCCTCGCAGCCCCTTGAGTTCACCATCTCCGGCACCGGCCAGCTCCCTCGCGACACTGCCGCCGCGACCCCCGGAGCCAACGGTGGCGCAGCCGAACCCGGCAGCGCAGCCGCCAACGCCGCCCAGAGCGGAAACACCACCGCCACCGACACCCGCCCCGGCGGCGGCCTCGGCGTTCCCGTCGACCCCGAAGGCACCAACGATCCCTGGGCCAAGTACAAGTGGTGGATCCTCGGAGGCCTAGCCCTTCTCCTCGCAGGCGGCGCAGGCGTCATGCTGAAAGGTTCGTCAAACACACCCGCAGCCCCCACGACCCCGCAGCAGCCTGCCTACGTCCCACCCGCCGCGGCCCCCACCACCGGCGGAAGCCTGCTTGCGGCCTTGAAAGAAGAACTCTTCGCGCTCGAAACCGACCACGTCCAGGGCCGCCTCACGGACACGCAGTACGGCGAACAGAAAGCCGCCCTCGAAGTAGTCCTCAAGCGCGCTCTCACCCGCACCGAAGCCGCCTGA
- the malQ gene encoding 4-alpha-glucanotransferase, with translation MAMEGLERQSGVLLHVTSLPSHGGVGDFGPAAYAFVDFLAAAKQRMWQVLPLSPTGYGSSPYSALSAFAGNPILISLEKLAQDGWIAWEKLNDLPGADGPADFAGVQEKKIPLIKEAASKFLQSASDEEKLKFQKFCQDNISWLPDYAMFNVLRRMYGYASWNDWPVEHAQRKHDALTALLNDHGTELAVEQVVQYFFSEQWTALRAYCADRRIQVLGDVAIFVNYDSADVWTNPDIFELDEQRNPIRVSGVPPDYFSATGQRWGNPLYKWGTLRERGFDWWVARIRRALALYDVIRLDHFRGFEAFWSIDAKEETAINGQWVKAPGQELFMRLKEVFGTLPFIAEDLGVITPEVDELRERFGMPGMRILQFGFAERGGHVYLPHRYVPNSVAYTGTHDNNTTLGWWLDDANDTERANVQVYLHKINHPAEINWAMIKSAASSVSNLCIFPLQDILHLGSEARMNTPAALGGNWTWRYKPTALHPDFATQMAALMEMTDRDGYISPTEGAEAGKPTDEAHLRVELGAAI, from the coding sequence ATGGCAATGGAAGGTCTGGAACGACAGTCGGGAGTCTTGTTGCATGTCACGTCTTTGCCGTCCCATGGAGGCGTGGGCGACTTTGGACCTGCGGCTTATGCTTTTGTCGACTTTCTTGCTGCCGCGAAACAGAGAATGTGGCAGGTTCTGCCACTAAGCCCGACCGGCTACGGCAGCTCTCCCTACTCGGCTTTGTCTGCGTTCGCAGGCAATCCTATTCTGATTAGTCTCGAAAAACTCGCGCAGGATGGATGGATTGCCTGGGAAAAGTTGAACGATCTACCAGGAGCTGATGGCCCGGCCGATTTTGCCGGGGTACAAGAGAAAAAGATTCCGCTTATTAAAGAGGCGGCCTCGAAATTCCTTCAGAGTGCCTCGGACGAGGAAAAACTGAAGTTCCAGAAGTTCTGCCAGGACAACATCTCGTGGTTGCCCGATTACGCCATGTTCAATGTTCTGCGGCGCATGTATGGATACGCGAGTTGGAACGATTGGCCCGTGGAGCATGCACAGCGTAAGCACGATGCGCTTACTGCTCTTCTGAACGATCATGGGACGGAATTGGCAGTCGAGCAGGTGGTCCAGTACTTTTTTAGCGAACAATGGACAGCTTTGAGAGCTTATTGTGCAGATCGGCGCATTCAGGTTCTTGGCGACGTTGCGATTTTCGTGAATTACGACAGCGCGGATGTATGGACTAACCCGGATATTTTCGAGCTGGATGAGCAGCGCAATCCGATTCGGGTTTCGGGTGTCCCTCCGGATTATTTTTCGGCGACGGGGCAAAGATGGGGAAATCCGCTCTACAAGTGGGGGACGTTGCGGGAACGGGGGTTTGATTGGTGGGTCGCGCGTATCCGGCGCGCGCTTGCACTCTATGACGTGATCCGGCTCGATCATTTCCGCGGGTTTGAGGCGTTCTGGTCCATCGATGCGAAGGAAGAGACTGCGATCAACGGGCAGTGGGTTAAAGCGCCCGGGCAGGAACTTTTTATGCGGTTGAAAGAGGTTTTTGGGACTTTGCCATTCATCGCGGAGGATCTTGGTGTGATCACGCCGGAAGTCGACGAGTTGCGCGAACGGTTCGGGATGCCTGGGATGAGAATTCTCCAGTTTGGATTCGCGGAACGCGGCGGGCACGTTTACCTGCCGCATCGGTATGTTCCGAACTCAGTCGCATACACGGGAACGCATGACAACAACACGACGCTGGGCTGGTGGCTGGACGATGCGAACGACACGGAACGGGCGAATGTTCAGGTTTATCTGCACAAAATCAATCATCCGGCCGAGATTAATTGGGCGATGATCAAGTCCGCTGCGAGTTCGGTGTCGAATCTCTGTATCTTTCCGCTCCAGGATATTCTGCACTTGGGGAGCGAGGCCCGGATGAATACCCCTGCCGCTTTGGGGGGAAATTGGACGTGGCGGTATAAACCGACGGCTCTACACCCGGATTTTGCGACTCAAATGGCTGCCCTGATGGAAATGACCGACCGGGACGGGTATATTTCGCCTACCGAAGGGGCTGAGGCAGGGAAGCCGACGGATGAGGCCCATCTTCGGGTGGAGCTTGGGGCGGCGATTTAG
- a CDS encoding 3-keto-disaccharide hydrolase, which yields MRTLSSALLPFVTLVGLTTSSLTAQQPVASGAPAMKHQDTEVYEPVPPVVTPGATDSAPPSDAIVLFDGTNLDHWVSAKDKAPAQWTVADGAMTVSKAPGVGNIETKETFKNYQLHVEWKIPTNITGSDQARGNSGVFLASTGPGDAGYELQVLDNYNNKTYVNGQAGSIYKQAIPLANPNRKPGEWQTYDIVWTAPTFNEDGSVKTPAFATVLFNGIIVENHFQLLGETLYVGHPFYKKYDTAPIKLQAHGDKSEPISFRNIWIRRLQ from the coding sequence ATGAGGACACTCTCTTCCGCTCTTCTACCGTTCGTGACCCTGGTTGGGTTGACCACTTCTTCTCTCACCGCGCAACAGCCTGTGGCTTCCGGGGCTCCGGCCATGAAGCACCAGGATACGGAGGTCTATGAGCCGGTTCCGCCGGTTGTGACTCCGGGCGCCACGGATTCGGCTCCTCCGTCTGATGCGATCGTTCTGTTCGATGGGACGAACCTGGATCACTGGGTATCGGCCAAGGACAAGGCTCCGGCGCAATGGACCGTTGCCGATGGCGCGATGACTGTAAGCAAGGCACCGGGAGTTGGCAATATCGAGACGAAGGAGACGTTCAAGAACTACCAGCTTCATGTCGAGTGGAAGATTCCGACGAACATCACGGGGAGCGACCAGGCGAGAGGGAACAGCGGCGTGTTCCTCGCTTCGACCGGGCCGGGAGATGCGGGGTACGAGCTGCAAGTCTTGGACAACTACAACAACAAGACCTATGTGAACGGGCAGGCGGGAAGCATCTACAAGCAGGCGATTCCGCTGGCGAACCCGAATCGCAAGCCGGGGGAGTGGCAGACATACGATATTGTCTGGACCGCGCCTACGTTTAACGAGGATGGGTCGGTGAAGACTCCGGCGTTTGCTACGGTGCTCTTCAACGGGATTATTGTCGAGAACCACTTCCAGTTGCTGGGGGAGACGCTCTACGTGGGCCATCCGTTCTACAAGAAGTACGATACGGCCCCGATCAAGCTGCAGGCGCATGGAGATAAGAGTGAGCCAATTAGCTTCCGGAATATCTGGATTCGGCGGTTGCAGTAG
- a CDS encoding 3-hydroxyacyl-CoA dehydrogenase NAD-binding domain-containing protein, translating into MQNPVSSGPGIKKIAVIGAGRTGRRFALVCAAAGFDVVLEDVMPANLRRAQDEYFSLEVEAVGTLSVASTVEDAVARADLAIDFVPDELESKLEIFSLLDRMAPPRCVFLTPTEVLSITDLASCVYRPERCFAVRGDLAREGKLRLIHPEGFLGEVFLQVERFLQALGRDVVVEADPDAPILMKNLVKTG; encoded by the coding sequence GTGCAAAACCCTGTCTCGTCCGGCCCCGGGATTAAAAAGATCGCTGTAATCGGGGCGGGACGGACGGGTCGCCGCTTTGCGTTGGTCTGTGCGGCCGCTGGCTTTGATGTTGTTCTGGAAGACGTGATGCCGGCGAATCTGCGGCGGGCCCAGGATGAGTATTTTTCGCTTGAGGTTGAGGCGGTCGGAACGCTTTCGGTTGCGTCGACGGTGGAAGATGCGGTTGCGCGAGCGGATCTGGCGATCGACTTCGTTCCGGATGAGCTTGAGTCGAAGTTGGAGATCTTTAGTCTTCTTGACCGAATGGCGCCTCCGAGGTGTGTTTTTCTGACTCCTACGGAGGTTTTGAGCATTACAGACCTGGCATCGTGTGTGTACCGTCCCGAGAGGTGTTTTGCGGTGCGTGGGGATCTGGCAAGGGAAGGGAAGCTTCGACTGATCCATCCGGAAGGGTTTCTGGGTGAGGTCTTCTTGCAGGTGGAAAGGTTTCTGCAGGCGCTTGGGCGGGACGTGGTGGTTGAAGCGGACCCAGACGCGCCCATTCTGATGAAGAATCTTGTCAAAACTGGTTGA
- a CDS encoding dihydrodipicolinate synthase family protein, with the protein MLLDGIHVPLTTPFYPDGRLNLRKLEHNVDRYSRTPAAGMIVVGVNGEATSLSDAETQEALAAAVDVAAAEKVMLAGVARDSVFGALEVIDTAAGLGYDGVVIGLPGLLVGRERETLTYFQAIADRAALPVVLTSAEGRELGLGVIAEVARHPRVIGIVDGGGRVAEIRTATAGVKHASTVTAVFAAVTGRMVAKAAAPVLGSATFVGVESLQGGTAVAVAAPVSGPALKTRTRETGFQVLGGETLGILEGLRAGAVGAVPRLAACAPQACFEVLAGWKDGDQGLAEEKQERLVLAAQYVEGLGVPGLKYACDLNGYFGGRPRLPFAMISGAEKAEIDRLMAGMRN; encoded by the coding sequence ATGCTGCTTGATGGAATTCATGTACCGCTGACCACCCCGTTCTACCCGGATGGACGACTTAACCTGCGTAAGCTCGAGCACAATGTAGACCGCTACTCGAGGACACCTGCGGCCGGGATGATTGTGGTTGGGGTGAATGGCGAGGCTACCTCGCTGAGCGATGCGGAGACGCAGGAGGCGCTGGCCGCGGCTGTGGACGTCGCGGCGGCGGAGAAGGTGATGCTGGCTGGTGTGGCTCGGGACAGCGTTTTTGGGGCGCTGGAAGTGATCGACACGGCGGCGGGGCTTGGTTATGACGGCGTGGTGATCGGGCTGCCGGGCTTGCTGGTAGGGCGGGAGCGGGAGACGCTGACTTATTTTCAGGCGATCGCGGATCGGGCGGCGTTGCCGGTGGTGCTAACTTCGGCTGAGGGAAGGGAGTTGGGGCTTGGAGTGATTGCTGAGGTTGCGCGGCATCCGAGGGTGATCGGGATTGTGGATGGGGGTGGCCGGGTTGCGGAGATTAGGACGGCTACGGCTGGAGTGAAGCATGCGTCTACGGTGACGGCGGTGTTTGCGGCGGTTACCGGGCGTATGGTGGCTAAAGCGGCGGCTCCGGTTTTGGGGTCGGCAACGTTTGTGGGGGTCGAGAGCTTGCAGGGGGGGACTGCGGTTGCCGTGGCGGCCCCGGTGAGCGGGCCGGCGTTGAAGACGAGGACGCGGGAGACGGGGTTCCAGGTGCTGGGTGGGGAGACTTTGGGGATTTTAGAAGGGCTGAGAGCGGGGGCGGTGGGGGCGGTGCCGAGGCTGGCTGCTTGCGCCCCGCAGGCCTGCTTCGAGGTGCTGGCGGGGTGGAAGGATGGGGACCAGGGGCTCGCGGAGGAGAAGCAGGAGAGGTTGGTGCTTGCGGCGCAGTATGTCGAAGGGCTGGGTGTGCCGGGGCTGAAGTACGCGTGTGATTTGAATGGATACTTTGGGGGACGCCCGAGGCTGCCGTTTGCGATGATCAGCGGGGCGGAGAAGGCAGAGATTGATCGTTTGATGGCCGGGATGCGGAACTAG
- a CDS encoding cupin domain-containing protein → MKLYDWTQVEEEQVNPLATRQMIHSDTMTVIRRRLLKGSVSGLHRHLDEQISMIEHGSILFLVEDSPQAVHAGQTFIIPSNALHSVEALEDSIVLDLFAAPQPVTTSPAKV, encoded by the coding sequence ATGAAACTCTACGACTGGACTCAGGTCGAAGAAGAGCAGGTGAATCCACTGGCCACACGCCAGATGATCCACAGCGACACCATGACCGTTATCCGTCGCCGTCTTCTCAAAGGCTCCGTCAGCGGCCTCCACCGGCATCTCGACGAGCAGATCAGCATGATCGAGCATGGGAGCATCCTCTTCCTCGTCGAAGACAGTCCCCAGGCAGTCCACGCGGGACAAACCTTCATTATTCCCTCGAACGCCCTCCACTCCGTCGAAGCCCTCGAGGATTCGATCGTTCTCGATCTCTTCGCCGCCCCCCAGCCTGTTACGACATCACCGGCGAAAGTCTGA